Proteins found in one Campylobacter canadensis genomic segment:
- the dcd gene encoding dCTP deaminase, producing MGLKSDNWIKKMAQEHKMIEPFCEKNIGKNVVSYGLSSYGYDIRVGNEFKIFTNVNNTIVDPKEFDSKNVVDFVGDVCIVPANSFALARTIEYFRMPKDVLAICLGKSTYARCGIIVNVTPFEPGFCGHITIEISNTTPLPAKIYANEGIAQVLFLQGDEPCSVAYDDKNGKYQNQTGITLPRILK from the coding sequence ATGGGATTAAAAAGCGATAATTGGATAAAAAAAATGGCACAAGAACATAAGATGATTGAGCCTTTTTGCGAAAAAAACATAGGCAAAAATGTTGTAAGTTATGGGCTTAGCTCTTATGGATATGATATTCGTGTTGGCAATGAATTTAAAATTTTTACAAATGTAAATAATACAATAGTAGACCCAAAAGAATTTGATTCAAAAAATGTTGTTGATTTTGTAGGCGATGTATGTATTGTTCCTGCAAATTCTTTTGCTTTAGCAAGAACGATTGAATATTTTAGAATGCCAAAAGATGTTTTAGCTATTTGTTTAGGTAAAAGCACTTACGCAAGATGCGGAATTATTGTAAATGTAACTCCATTTGAACCAGGTTTTTGTGGTCACATAACTATTGAAATCAGCAACACAACCCCACTTCCAGCAAAAATTTATGCTAATGAAGGTATTGCACAGGTATTGTTTTTGCAAGGAGATGAGCCTTGTAGCGTTGCTTATGATGATAAAAACGGTAAATATCAAAACCAAACAGGAATAACACTACCAAGAATTTTAAAATAG
- a CDS encoding TlpA family protein disulfide reductase has product MKKIFLIFVLLFCACSEEKMSALNSKELIMIKFDAKQKAIKGINEAFMLFFYTQDCGVCNEQIPILNELNKENKIKLIAVLGGARDYLDAKKKLKGVEFATIYDPNDVEYLSSIVGGIYGVPAMFIYDKEGKLKKRFLSLTPKSVLLKEINLLNS; this is encoded by the coding sequence ATGAAAAAAATATTTTTAATTTTTGTTTTGCTTTTTTGCGCTTGTAGCGAAGAAAAAATGAGTGCTTTAAATTCTAAAGAATTAATAATGATAAAATTTGATGCAAAACAAAAGGCTATTAAAGGAATTAATGAAGCTTTTATGTTGTTTTTTTATACACAAGATTGCGGGGTTTGTAACGAACAAATACCTATTTTAAATGAACTAAACAAAGAAAATAAAATTAAATTAATAGCAGTCTTAGGCGGAGCAAGAGATTATTTAGATGCTAAAAAAAAGCTAAAAGGTGTAGAATTTGCAACTATTTATGACCCAAATGATGTTGAGTATTTAAGCTCTATTGTTGGTGGCATTTATGGAGTTCCTGCTATGTTTATTTACGATAAAGAAGGAAAGCTAAAAAAAAGATTTTTATCGCTTACCCCAAAATCAGTTTTATTAAAAGAGATTAATTTATTGAATTCTTGA
- a CDS encoding TlpA family protein disulfide reductase, giving the protein MNKIFLLFFLLFFAACNDEKLELNQKAPNLKAFNTQNQKVNLRFNGIELVEFWQNGCAACLKVMASLDEFAKKNNILIYSINSVDKLELIKEYEKTHNYSSMIFLQDSLDITWQRYEIFALPTLFIIKDGIVKEKILGDRGFNYIQERIKAYL; this is encoded by the coding sequence ATGAATAAAATATTTTTATTATTTTTCTTACTTTTTTTTGCAGCTTGTAATGATGAAAAATTAGAACTTAATCAAAAAGCACCAAATTTAAAAGCCTTTAATACACAAAATCAAAAAGTAAATTTAAGATTTAATGGAATTGAGCTTGTGGAATTTTGGCAAAATGGTTGTGCTGCTTGTCTTAAAGTAATGGCTTCATTAGATGAATTTGCTAAGAAAAATAATATTTTAATTTATTCAATAAATTCGGTTGATAAATTAGAATTAATTAAAGAATATGAAAAAACTCACAATTATTCAAGTATGATTTTTTTACAAGATAGTTTAGATATTACTTGGCAAAGATATGAAATTTTTGCCTTACCAACTTTATTTATAATAAAAGATGGTATTGTAAAAGAAAAAATCTTAGGCGATAGAGGATTTAATTATATTCAAGAAAGAATAAAGGCTTATTTATGA
- a CDS encoding ABC transporter ATP-binding protein, which yields MIKVCNLYKSFDKANVLKDINFSLEKGKWLSIVGKSGSGKTTLLNILSMLDNASSGEYYLDGVNVLNLSQHDKQIIRREKIGLIFQQFHLIPYLSVLENVMLAQYYHSSTDKDDAISILDKVGLKDRLNHLPSELSGGQQQRLCIARSLINNPQLLLADEPTGNLDEENGNIVLEIFKRLRNEGKTIVLITHNPDLAQNADKIITIKDGVLSNE from the coding sequence ATGATAAAGGTTTGTAATTTATATAAAAGTTTTGATAAGGCAAATGTTTTAAAAGATATTAATTTTTCTTTAGAAAAAGGTAAGTGGCTAAGCATAGTTGGCAAAAGCGGTAGTGGAAAAACAACCTTGCTTAACATTCTTTCAATGCTAGATAATGCAAGTAGCGGAGAGTATTATTTAGACGGAGTAAATGTGCTTAATCTAAGTCAGCACGATAAACAAATAATCCGCCGTGAAAAGATTGGTTTAATATTTCAACAATTTCACTTAATCCCATATTTAAGTGTGTTAGAAAATGTAATGTTAGCTCAATATTATCACTCAAGCACTGATAAAGATGATGCAATTAGTATTTTAGATAAGGTTGGCTTAAAAGATAGATTAAACCACTTACCAAGTGAATTAAGCGGTGGTCAGCAGCAAAGGCTTTGTATTGCAAGGTCGTTAATAAACAACCCACAATTATTATTAGCAGATGAGCCAACAGGGAATTTAGATGAAGAAAATGGAAATATAGTTTTAGAGATATTTAAGCGTTTAAGAAACGAAGGCAAAACTATAGTTTTAATTACTCACAATCCTGATTTAGCACAAAATGCCGATAAAATAATTACAATAAAAGATGGTGTTTTAAGCAATGAATAA
- a CDS encoding ABC transporter permease, translating to MVENNFFFNMIKQSLFFSKKRLFIIFLAIFIGAATANSFLNVYFDIDNKMSKEIKAYGANMSLFSVNKDYLTNDEVNNIKSKLDKKKLVAFNKNLFFSASYSSRQLLINAVEFDNFKSVNKFLQVIKGSLNPSDYKADNVIYLGVDLAATLDKGVDSKITLTYTNNSQIIEKSFYVKGIFSSGDENDAMAFIPLNSAQEFTNIKDAISYVNIIYDDDFTSLEELSKKLSTDDISLSVIKSVSVKEGAILEKIKGLMFLISLVILIISSTSVNTTLGSIIFARKKEIALHIALGASKKDIIKLFSCEVFVIALLSSLLGCVGGYVLAQILGKIIFNSSIDFRFFSFFAAIFISLFFAALASYLPIKRTLQVDIIDNLRGE from the coding sequence ATGGTAGAAAATAATTTCTTTTTCAATATGATAAAACAAAGCTTGTTTTTTTCAAAAAAAAGGCTATTTATAATATTTTTAGCTATTTTTATTGGTGCTGCTACAGCTAATTCTTTTTTAAATGTGTATTTTGATATTGATAATAAAATGAGCAAAGAAATTAAAGCTTATGGTGCTAATATGAGCTTATTTTCAGTAAATAAAGACTACTTAACAAACGATGAAGTAAATAATATTAAAAGTAAATTAGATAAAAAGAAATTAGTAGCCTTTAATAAAAATTTATTTTTTAGTGCAAGTTATTCAAGTAGACAACTTTTGATTAATGCGGTAGAATTTGATAATTTTAAAAGTGTAAATAAATTTTTACAAGTTATAAAAGGTTCTTTAAATCCAAGTGATTACAAAGCAGATAACGTAATTTATTTAGGAGTTGATTTAGCCGCTACCTTAGATAAAGGTGTAGATAGTAAAATTACCTTAACCTACACAAATAATTCTCAAATTATTGAAAAAAGTTTTTATGTAAAAGGCATTTTTAGCAGCGGTGATGAAAACGATGCTATGGCTTTTATTCCACTTAATTCAGCACAAGAATTTACAAACATAAAAGATGCAATATCTTATGTAAATATAATTTATGATGATGATTTTACCTCTCTTGAAGAGCTTTCAAAAAAGCTTAGTACGGACGATATTTCATTGTCTGTTATAAAAAGTGTTAGTGTTAAAGAAGGTGCTATTTTAGAAAAAATTAAAGGACTTATGTTTTTAATTTCTCTTGTAATTTTAATTATTAGTTCAACTAGTGTAAATACAACACTTGGCTCAATAATCTTTGCAAGAAAAAAAGAAATAGCCTTACACATAGCACTAGGAGCTAGTAAAAAAGATATTATTAAGCTATTTTCTTGTGAAGTTTTTGTAATAGCTTTACTTTCAAGTCTTTTAGGTTGTGTTGGTGGTTATGTTTTAGCACAGATTTTAGGAAAAATCATTTTTAATTCTAGCATTGATTTTAGATTTTTTTCATTTTTTGCTGCAATTTTTATATCTTTATTTTTTGCAGCATTAGCGTCTTATTTACCAATAAAACGCACATTGCAAGTAGATATTATAGATAATTTAAGAGGTGAGTGA
- a CDS encoding ABC transporter permease — MFINIVKNSILGNKTQKILSFSTIFLATLLLSCMLNITLGVGNELGKELRNYGANIVVLPQGTSLNIEVGDKSIKPFANKTYLELKDLYKIKEIFWRNNIAAFAPFKEENALFSSREIALLGTYFDKNIPIDGESDYRTGFINLYPVWQIDGRWVDDLSKDYEVNMSKELASSLNLKLNDEFSVLINNENIKLKLVGIIKNASEYQNKILINIDNLNKILKQDGNYERAQVSALTIPESDLSQRARKDKDSLNSLEYDKWYCTAYVSSIAFQIEENYAGASAKALSKVADAESSIVKKIQSLMSLIFIICLVVASVAMASLINSDVFRRQKEIGLLKALGANNFQIYLIFAIDCLIVSLIASVFGSTFGFFLSDLIALKIFLHTINYNFIIYPICMLIAAIISLLGALLATKNYANMQIVEVLYGRK, encoded by the coding sequence ATGTTTATAAATATAGTAAAAAATTCAATTTTAGGCAACAAAACTCAAAAGATTTTAAGTTTTAGCACGATATTTTTAGCAACTTTATTGTTATCTTGTATGCTAAATATTACTTTAGGCGTTGGTAACGAGCTTGGAAAAGAGTTAAGAAATTATGGTGCAAATATAGTAGTTTTACCGCAAGGTACGTCTTTAAATATTGAAGTAGGCGATAAATCAATTAAGCCTTTTGCAAATAAAACTTATTTAGAATTAAAGGATTTGTATAAGATTAAAGAAATCTTTTGGAGAAATAATATAGCAGCTTTTGCACCTTTTAAAGAAGAAAATGCTTTATTTTCATCAAGAGAAATTGCACTTTTAGGAACATATTTTGATAAAAATATTCCTATTGATGGAGAAAGTGATTATCGTACAGGTTTTATTAATTTATATCCTGTTTGGCAGATTGATGGCAGGTGGGTTGATGATTTAAGCAAAGATTATGAAGTAAATATGAGTAAAGAGCTAGCTAGTAGTCTTAATTTAAAATTAAATGATGAATTTAGTGTTTTAATAAATAATGAAAATATAAAATTAAAATTAGTTGGTATTATTAAAAATGCTAGCGAGTATCAAAATAAAATTTTAATTAATATTGATAATTTAAATAAGATTTTAAAACAAGATGGAAATTATGAAAGAGCGCAAGTTAGTGCTCTTACTATCCCTGAAAGCGATTTATCACAAAGAGCAAGAAAGGACAAAGATAGTCTAAATTCTCTTGAGTACGATAAATGGTATTGTACCGCTTATGTTAGCTCAATTGCCTTTCAAATAGAAGAAAATTATGCAGGTGCAAGTGCTAAGGCATTAAGCAAGGTAGCTGATGCTGAAAGTTCAATCGTTAAAAAAATTCAAAGTTTAATGAGTTTAATTTTTATAATATGCTTAGTGGTAGCTAGTGTTGCTATGGCTTCTTTAATAAATTCTGATGTGTTTAGAAGACAAAAGGAAATAGGACTTTTAAAAGCATTAGGCGCTAATAATTTTCAAATATATTTAATCTTTGCAATTGATTGCTTGATTGTAAGTTTAATTGCAAGTGTTTTTGGAAGTACTTTTGGCTTTTTCTTAAGCGATTTAATTGCTTTAAAAATATTTTTGCATACTATTAATTATAACTTTATTATTTATCCTATTTGTATGTTAATAGCAGCAATTATATCATTACTTGGTGCTTTACTTGCTACAAAAAATTATGCAAATATGCAAATAGTTGAGGTGCTTTATGGTAGAAAATAA
- a CDS encoding Fe-S-containing protein, whose amino-acid sequence MSIYFVHLFIEVFILSFFCAYSAKNYNILSSLIASVLGFVFAYIAYFIFSYEKQIRYLELSANCILIIALFLFLFAKNNLFKSICLFLLSLSLFMRYYFKSDGFLIFESSLLDTLGVINCAYILLALCIALIFFACFYNAFKYLKNTFLIRLLITILYINIALSSVCLFMYKRDLLNFFDEIFYDGALLSYISKSHYFYEFYPYLLLLLGLVFCALSLKQRSKHTEKLCEFDIEYRKAIYKNHKINAFFSLYFVIAISAICVNLFYDLVDSKPITIDEAKVITPNTKDYFTFNLQEVSDGKLHRYAYISASGRKIRFFIINKFKGKVTPVAVFDYCNICGDLGYVLKNDELLCVACNVRIFLPSVGKNGGCNPQPLEYEIDEENNLFKIKIRNIKNGENYFSEIVEVKVIDPVSKKEFLNIEAKRTYQYNGINYYFESDESFNEFKKNPDKYVEQDAKAPYLIQYLQG is encoded by the coding sequence GTGAGTATTTATTTTGTTCATCTTTTTATTGAAGTTTTTATTTTAAGTTTTTTTTGTGCTTATAGTGCTAAAAATTATAATATTCTTTCTTCGCTTATTGCTAGTGTTTTAGGCTTTGTTTTTGCTTATATTGCATATTTTATTTTTTCTTATGAAAAACAAATTAGATATTTAGAACTTAGCGCAAATTGTATTTTAATTATTGCTTTATTTTTATTTCTTTTTGCAAAAAATAATCTTTTTAAAAGTATTTGTTTATTTTTATTGAGCTTGTCGTTATTTATGAGATATTATTTTAAATCCGATGGATTTTTAATATTTGAATCTTCACTGCTTGATACTTTAGGCGTTATTAATTGTGCATATATTCTATTAGCTTTGTGTATAGCGTTAATATTTTTTGCTTGTTTTTATAATGCTTTTAAATATTTAAAAAATACATTTTTAATAAGATTATTAATAACAATTTTATATATAAATATTGCTTTAAGTTCTGTGTGTTTATTTATGTATAAAAGAGATTTATTAAATTTTTTTGATGAAATATTTTATGATGGAGCGCTTTTAAGCTATATTTCAAAAAGTCATTATTTTTATGAATTTTATCCTTATTTGTTGCTATTGTTAGGGCTTGTATTTTGTGCATTAAGCTTAAAACAAAGGTCAAAACATACAGAAAAATTATGTGAATTTGATATTGAATACAGAAAAGCCATTTATAAAAATCATAAAATAAATGCCTTTTTTTCTTTATATTTTGTTATAGCAATTAGCGCTATTTGTGTGAATTTATTTTATGATTTAGTTGATTCAAAACCAATAACAATTGATGAAGCTAAGGTGATTACACCAAATACTAAAGATTATTTTACTTTTAATTTACAAGAAGTAAGCGATGGCAAATTACACCGTTATGCTTACATAAGTGCAAGTGGTAGGAAAATAAGATTTTTTATAATTAATAAATTTAAAGGTAAGGTTACACCTGTAGCGGTATTTGATTATTGTAATATTTGTGGTGATTTAGGCTATGTGTTAAAAAATGATGAGCTACTTTGTGTTGCTTGCAATGTTAGAATTTTTTTACCTAGTGTTGGAAAAAATGGTGGATGCAACCCACAACCTTTAGAATATGAGATTGATGAAGAAAATAATTTATTTAAAATAAAAATTAGAAATATAAAAAATGGAGAAAATTATTTTAGTGAAATCGTTGAAGTAAAGGTAATTGACCCAGTTAGCAAAAAAGAATTTTTAAATATAGAAGCAAAAAGAACTTATCAATATAATGGAATAAATTATTATTTTGAAAGCGATGAGAGCTTTAATGAGTTTAAGAAAAATCCTGATAAATATGTAGAACAAGACGCAAAAGCTCCATATTTAATTCAGTACTTACAAGGTTAA
- a CDS encoding iron transporter, which translates to MKKTLFSLVAGALLASSAIAGEVEIPTIDGAESYKLHGMEIAAVYLQPIEMEPRGIDLAASLADIHLEADIHALKENPNGFPEGFWMPYLTIGYKLTNTDNGKTKVGKLMPMVADDGPHYGANIKMDTGIGNYELVFVIDNPEKQGFGRHVDKETGVDKWFDTFSVKYKFKYTGTPDK; encoded by the coding sequence ATGAAAAAGACATTGTTTAGTTTAGTTGCAGGTGCTTTATTAGCAAGTAGTGCTATTGCAGGTGAAGTTGAAATTCCAACAATTGATGGAGCAGAAAGCTACAAATTACACGGAATGGAAATAGCTGCTGTTTATTTACAGCCAATTGAAATGGAGCCAAGAGGTATTGATTTAGCTGCTTCTTTAGCAGATATTCACCTTGAAGCTGACATTCACGCACTTAAAGAAAATCCAAATGGTTTTCCTGAAGGATTTTGGATGCCATATTTAACAATCGGTTATAAATTAACTAATACCGATAATGGTAAAACTAAAGTTGGTAAACTTATGCCAATGGTAGCTGATGATGGCCCACACTATGGTGCAAATATCAAAATGGATACAGGAATTGGTAATTATGAATTAGTATTTGTAATTGATAATCCTGAAAAACAAGGTTTTGGACGCCATGTTGATAAGGAAACAGGTGTTGATAAATGGTTTGATACTTTTAGTGTAAAGTATAAATTCAAATATACAGGTACACCTGATAAATAA
- a CDS encoding FTR1 family iron permease, with translation MKQIFLILTLVFSLFARDDVDYFKEKDIIFEKLDKSVELYKQNKASEARQLASEAYFQHFENMEGPIGRNIGRKGYLMERKFTILRSYYGKGEKLSKIEALIDGLKFDLDEVTPIIQNGFKIVAVAADPNYDKVKAEENARKNLLNSCIEAQMMFGASKEEASIQCKEQNEQELVQLKKEENNEVVKPKMQEVVYDSLDALQQASAIDDKLQYMYDLIDEKFSEAIALYKQNEYAKAADEIAYARTTLYVNSKLEIAVNAYKNINMRVKLRQFGSSIREAKYSEKELREESDRLLDELFDALTHIQSDYIASIDAPNYVAQSDTKDYNKVADEIKIALNNLLNTYEDSATKTSINTLQDIYLDIFEASGMENKIGAINSGVKLSIEEKFSKGVALIKANASVDELRQNFDELNDLIDSILPNLQDASFLFLFISALTIILREGLEALIIVVAIISYIIQSGNKDRLNIAYSALLTGIVLSFVTAFVVSYFISNSGQSRELIEGVTMLVAVVLLFYVGFWLLSNARNKQYADNLKSQAKQAITNGSAKTLWWSVFLAVFREGAETILFYQALLIDSKGASGLSAVLGGLALGIVILIILYFLLKAGAIRIPIKQFFFITSFIIFYMCFVFTGKGIMELMEGKVITLHLIPFKFDAITWLGLYPYYETLILQAIILLLVLIGVFYMQTKSNSKKGVRQ, from the coding sequence ATGAAACAAATATTTCTTATTTTAACCTTAGTATTTTCTTTATTTGCAAGAGATGATGTTGATTATTTTAAAGAAAAAGACATTATTTTTGAAAAATTAGATAAATCAGTAGAGCTTTACAAACAAAATAAGGCTAGCGAGGCAAGACAACTTGCAAGTGAAGCATATTTTCAGCATTTTGAAAATATGGAAGGTCCAATAGGTAGAAACATAGGTCGTAAAGGCTATTTAATGGAGCGTAAATTTACTATTTTGCGTTCATATTACGGCAAGGGTGAAAAGCTTAGTAAAATTGAAGCTTTAATTGATGGATTGAAATTTGATTTAGATGAAGTAACTCCTATTATTCAAAACGGCTTTAAAATTGTAGCTGTTGCAGCAGACCCAAATTACGATAAAGTTAAAGCTGAAGAAAATGCAAGAAAAAATTTATTAAATTCTTGCATTGAAGCACAAATGATGTTTGGTGCAAGCAAAGAAGAAGCAAGTATTCAATGTAAAGAGCAAAACGAGCAAGAATTAGTACAGCTTAAAAAAGAAGAAAACAACGAAGTTGTAAAACCTAAAATGCAAGAAGTTGTTTATGATAGTTTAGATGCCTTACAACAAGCATCTGCTATTGATGATAAATTACAATATATGTACGATTTAATTGATGAAAAATTTAGCGAAGCAATAGCTTTATACAAACAAAACGAGTATGCAAAAGCAGCAGATGAAATAGCTTATGCAAGAACTACACTTTATGTAAATTCTAAACTTGAAATTGCTGTAAATGCTTATAAAAATATAAATATGCGTGTTAAATTAAGACAATTTGGCTCAAGCATTAGAGAAGCTAAATATAGTGAAAAAGAGCTTAGGGAAGAAAGTGATAGGCTATTAGATGAGCTTTTTGATGCTTTAACTCATATTCAAAGTGATTATATAGCAAGTATCGATGCGCCAAATTATGTAGCACAAAGTGATACAAAAGATTACAACAAGGTTGCTGATGAAATAAAAATTGCTCTTAATAATCTTTTAAACACATACGAAGATAGTGCTACAAAAACAAGTATAAATACCTTGCAAGATATATATTTAGATATTTTTGAAGCAAGTGGAATGGAAAATAAAATCGGTGCTATTAATTCAGGCGTGAAGCTTTCAATTGAAGAAAAATTCTCAAAAGGTGTAGCTTTAATTAAAGCAAATGCAAGTGTAGATGAATTAAGACAGAATTTTGATGAGTTAAACGATTTAATTGATTCAATATTACCAAATTTACAAGATGCTTCTTTTTTATTCTTGTTTATATCTGCTTTAACCATTATTTTAAGAGAAGGTTTAGAGGCTTTAATAATTGTAGTTGCAATAATTTCATATATAATTCAAAGTGGTAATAAAGATAGGTTAAATATAGCTTATTCAGCACTTTTAACAGGTATTGTGTTATCTTTTGTAACAGCCTTTGTAGTTTCATATTTTATAAGCAATTCTGGTCAAAGTCGTGAATTAATAGAAGGTGTTACAATGCTTGTAGCGGTAGTATTGTTATTTTATGTTGGCTTTTGGCTACTTAGCAATGCAAGAAATAAACAATATGCAGATAATCTTAAATCTCAAGCAAAACAAGCAATTACAAATGGAAGTGCGAAAACTTTATGGTGGAGCGTATTTTTAGCGGTATTTAGAGAAGGCGCTGAAACTATATTGTTTTATCAAGCTTTATTAATTGATTCAAAAGGAGCAAGTGGATTAAGTGCAGTTCTTGGTGGTCTTGCTTTAGGTATTGTAATTTTAATCATACTTTACTTTTTATTAAAAGCAGGAGCGATTAGAATTCCTATAAAACAATTTTTCTTTATAACATCTTTTATAATATTTTATATGTGCTTTGTTTTTACAGGCAAGGGTATTATGGAGCTTATGGAAGGAAAGGTGATTACTCTTCATCTTATACCTTTTAAATTTGATGCTATAACTTGGCTTGGCTTATACCCGTATTATGAAACACTTATCTTACAGGCAATAATCCTTCTATTAGTATTAATAGGAGTTTTTTATATGCAAACAAAATCAAATTCAAAAAAAGGAGTTAGGCAATGA
- a CDS encoding sodium-dependent transporter, with protein MQRQTWTNKLTYILTVAGATIGFGATWRFPYLVGQNGGGAYVLVFVIAMILIGIPMILVENVIGRRAHTNSVDAFCKGTSSKYSFIGYAGLLGSYAIMAYYMVLGAWVISYIIYIFYGMFSDSGLVLNSSLNAQITKEFYEKTIEHSPLAIGIFTFLFVVINWYILRKGIIDGIERFVKYLMPLLFLCLFAMVIRNITLDGAMQGIEFYLKPNFSKITPELFLSVLGQVFFALSLGFGVMITLSSYLDKKENMLNTAVITGVINTLIAVLAGFMIFPSLFSFGLAPDSGPSLVFKTLPIVFSKMHFGAIFAIIFFLLLLIAALTTSLPIYQVIISVLQEKFKMSKNKAINLVLGGIFILGNIPCILTYGVLDDVKIFNLNIFDAFDFISGNILFVLTALFCAIYVGWILKKDEVLKEISNDNKIKSKFFLLWYAYVKFIVPIVILAIFIYGLK; from the coding sequence ATGCAAAGACAAACTTGGACTAACAAATTAACTTATATTTTAACCGTTGCTGGAGCTACTATTGGTTTTGGAGCTACTTGGAGATTTCCTTATTTAGTAGGTCAAAATGGTGGTGGTGCTTATGTTTTAGTCTTTGTTATAGCCATGATTTTAATTGGAATTCCTATGATTTTAGTAGAAAATGTAATTGGTAGAAGAGCACACACAAATAGCGTAGATGCTTTTTGTAAAGGAACAAGCTCAAAATATTCGTTTATAGGCTATGCTGGACTTTTAGGTTCTTATGCGATTATGGCTTATTATATGGTGCTTGGTGCTTGGGTTATTTCTTATATTATTTATATTTTTTATGGAATGTTTAGCGATAGCGGCTTGGTTTTAAACTCAAGTTTAAATGCGCAAATTACAAAAGAATTTTATGAAAAAACAATAGAGCATTCTCCTTTAGCAATAGGAATTTTTACCTTTTTATTTGTTGTTATAAATTGGTATATTTTAAGAAAGGGTATTATTGATGGGATTGAAAGATTTGTAAAATATTTAATGCCATTATTATTTTTATGCCTTTTTGCAATGGTTATTAGAAATATTACCCTTGATGGAGCAATGCAAGGCATAGAATTTTATCTTAAACCTAATTTTTCAAAAATAACTCCAGAATTGTTTTTATCGGTTTTAGGGCAAGTGTTTTTTGCACTTTCTTTGGGTTTTGGGGTAATGATAACCTTATCAAGTTATTTAGATAAAAAAGAAAATATGCTAAATACAGCAGTAATTACAGGAGTTATAAATACTTTAATAGCAGTTTTAGCAGGATTTATGATTTTTCCTTCTTTATTTTCTTTTGGCTTGGCTCCTGATTCAGGACCATCATTGGTATTTAAAACCCTTCCTATTGTATTTTCTAAAATGCACTTTGGAGCAATATTTGCAATTATTTTCTTTTTATTATTGCTAATAGCAGCACTTACAACATCTTTACCAATTTATCAAGTAATTATTTCTGTTTTGCAAGAAAAATTTAAAATGAGTAAAAATAAAGCAATCAATTTAGTTTTAGGCGGAATATTTATTTTAGGTAATATACCTTGTATACTAACTTACGGGGTTTTAGATGATGTAAAAATCTTTAATCTTAATATTTTTGACGCATTTGATTTTATTAGTGGAAATATTTTATTTGTACTCACTGCACTTTTTTGTGCAATTTATGTTGGATGGATATTAAAAAAAGATGAAGTTTTAAAAGAAATTTCAAATGATAATAAAATAAAAAGCAAGTTTTTTTTACTTTGGTATGCTTATGTAAAATTTATTGTTCCTATCGTTATTTTAGCGATTTTTATTTACGGTTTAAAGTAA